The Metabacillus schmidteae genome has a segment encoding these proteins:
- the sstT gene encoding serine/threonine transporter SstT, with the protein MKSLLHKWNQLSLVTRIVVGIIIGVILALSVPEGAKWVTIFGSLFVGALKAVAPVLVLFLVMHAISKHKSGQQTNMKSIIILYGISTFLAGLVAVVASFIFPVTLTLKTGAEGFEPPSGITEVLQTLLFNIVDNPVNALISSNYIGILAWAVLLGIALRNAPDSTKDMLASFSDAISQLVKWIINLAPLGIMGLVFEALVTNGLSALLDYGKLLLVLLGCMFFIALVVNPIIVFINIRKNPYPLVFKCLKESGITAFFTRSSAANIPVNMNLCEKLGLDKDTYSVSIPLGATINMAGAAVTISVLTLAAVNTLGIEVDMGTALILSILSAISACGASGVAGGSLLLIPLASSLFGISNDVAMQVVAIGFIIGVLQDSCETALNSSSDVLYTATAEYAKKRKEGKWYGGSLSPK; encoded by the coding sequence ATGAAGAGTTTATTACACAAATGGAACCAACTCAGCTTGGTAACTCGAATTGTTGTGGGGATTATCATCGGTGTTATCCTTGCTTTATCAGTTCCTGAAGGAGCAAAATGGGTTACTATCTTTGGTTCTTTATTTGTAGGTGCACTTAAAGCCGTTGCACCAGTATTGGTTTTATTTTTGGTCATGCACGCCATCTCTAAGCATAAAAGCGGACAGCAGACAAACATGAAATCTATTATTATACTTTATGGAATTAGTACGTTCCTTGCAGGACTTGTCGCAGTAGTTGCAAGCTTTATCTTCCCTGTAACCTTAACACTAAAGACAGGAGCAGAAGGCTTTGAACCACCTAGCGGCATTACCGAAGTACTTCAAACATTGCTCTTTAACATTGTCGACAATCCTGTTAATGCACTAATAAGTTCTAACTATATCGGTATTCTGGCTTGGGCTGTTCTTCTCGGAATTGCCTTAAGAAATGCACCTGATTCTACGAAAGATATGCTTGCCAGTTTTTCAGATGCCATCTCTCAACTTGTTAAATGGATCATTAATTTAGCTCCGCTTGGTATTATGGGACTAGTATTTGAAGCTCTTGTCACAAATGGACTGTCAGCATTGCTTGATTACGGAAAATTATTATTAGTTTTACTTGGCTGTATGTTCTTTATTGCACTTGTAGTAAATCCTATTATCGTATTCATTAACATTCGCAAAAATCCATATCCACTTGTCTTTAAATGTTTAAAAGAAAGTGGAATTACCGCATTCTTCACACGTAGTTCAGCAGCAAACATACCGGTTAATATGAATCTATGTGAAAAACTCGGTTTAGATAAAGATACGTATTCTGTCTCAATTCCATTAGGAGCAACAATTAATATGGCTGGTGCAGCCGTGACAATTTCAGTCTTAACACTTGCTGCTGTAAATACTCTTGGTATTGAAGTTGATATGGGAACAGCACTAATCCTTAGCATTTTATCAGCTATCTCTGCTTGTGGTGCTTCAGGTGTTGCCGGAGGATCACTCTTACTCATTCCTTTAGCATCAAGCTTATTCGGAATTTCAAACGACGTCGCCATGCAAGTTGTAGCTATAGGCTTCATAATCGGTGTTTTACAAGACTCATGTGAAACAGCCCTTAACTCCTCATCAGACGTCCTTTACACAGCAACTGCAGAATACGCTAAAAAGCGCAAAGAAGGAAAATGGTACGGAGGTTCATTGTCCCCAAAATAA
- a CDS encoding methyl-accepting chemotaxis protein, with the protein MLRKFNINQKLGILGVSLVILILAVSTVSYYSMQDMAKKSEVMYGANLLVVQTIGNIRTDNRAIDSYTLEYMLTTDRTRNEELSNLITERVDMAKTNIQQFKDVSQDITELHEEALETEKLFETYLKGVLEVGELASQNKNDEAYNLYVTKVAVDREEFVNYARELSKENSDRAKELNQENQQDTKLAKGVTLSIVAIALILSILLIIMISRSLVKPIRQLQSVMKEAETGDLTVRGSYEARDEISQLNKSFNTMLESIQDVVLRISTSGGEVAAAAEQLHANSQETLKGTETVVVTMEEISVSTEKQLHEVSETATVVTELSNGVEQATQNTEQVSAVVNETSKKAVDGKEAISKTINQMESIHSKFNVLSKTIHGLGERSNEIGDIINSITMIADQTNLLALNAAIEAARAGEHGRGFAVVADEVRKLAEESSNSAMQIRNLIEKIQHETHEAVASMESTSNEVSQGIEVVHFAGNTFGEIDASINNVNGKIQLVKKAMQEVEAGTHKIVSAFDFIQNVTETVTAGTQNVSATTEEQLASMEEISSSADSLASIAEELQVMVGKFKA; encoded by the coding sequence TTGTTAAGGAAATTCAATATTAATCAAAAGCTAGGAATTCTAGGTGTTAGTTTAGTCATACTTATCCTGGCTGTTAGTACAGTTTCATATTATTCTATGCAGGATATGGCGAAGAAATCAGAGGTCATGTATGGAGCTAATTTATTGGTTGTGCAAACAATCGGAAATATTCGAACAGATAACCGGGCGATTGATTCTTATACGTTAGAATATATGTTAACAACGGATCGGACTAGAAATGAAGAACTTTCGAACTTAATAACTGAACGAGTAGATATGGCAAAAACAAATATACAGCAGTTTAAAGATGTATCTCAGGATATTACTGAATTACATGAAGAAGCATTAGAAACAGAGAAACTTTTTGAAACGTATTTGAAAGGCGTTTTAGAAGTAGGAGAATTAGCTTCACAAAATAAAAATGATGAAGCATATAATTTGTATGTAACTAAGGTAGCTGTTGATAGGGAAGAATTTGTTAATTATGCTAGGGAATTATCAAAGGAAAATTCTGATCGGGCAAAAGAACTAAATCAGGAAAATCAGCAGGATACAAAGCTTGCTAAAGGTGTTACGCTTAGTATCGTTGCGATTGCACTAATTTTATCTATTCTTTTAATTATAATGATAAGCAGAAGCCTTGTTAAGCCGATCAGACAGTTACAATCAGTCATGAAAGAAGCTGAAACAGGAGACTTAACTGTACGTGGATCATATGAGGCTCGTGATGAAATTAGTCAATTAAATAAATCTTTCAATACAATGCTGGAAAGTATTCAAGATGTTGTACTGCGAATCTCGACTTCAGGTGGAGAAGTAGCTGCTGCCGCTGAACAGCTTCATGCTAATTCACAGGAAACATTAAAAGGAACAGAAACGGTTGTAGTGACGATGGAGGAAATTTCCGTCAGTACTGAGAAACAATTACATGAGGTGTCTGAAACGGCCACTGTGGTAACAGAGCTGTCAAATGGTGTTGAACAGGCAACACAAAATACTGAACAAGTATCGGCTGTTGTGAATGAAACGAGTAAAAAGGCTGTTGATGGAAAAGAAGCCATTTCGAAAACAATTAATCAAATGGAATCAATCCATTCTAAATTTAATGTGTTATCTAAAACAATACATGGTCTTGGGGAACGTTCAAATGAAATAGGAGACATTATTAATTCTATTACAATGATTGCGGATCAAACAAATCTATTAGCACTCAATGCAGCAATTGAAGCCGCTCGTGCAGGAGAGCATGGAAGAGGATTTGCTGTCGTTGCAGATGAAGTTCGTAAATTGGCAGAGGAATCTTCAAATTCTGCCATGCAGATTAGGAATCTTATTGAGAAAATCCAACATGAAACTCATGAAGCAGTTGCCTCGATGGAATCTACTTCTAATGAAGTTTCACAAGGCATTGAAGTTGTCCACTTCGCAGGAAATACGTTTGGGGAGATTGATGCTTCCATAAACAATGTAAATGGAAAAATTCAATTGGTTAAAAAGGCAATGCAGGAAGTCGAAGCAGGAACACATAAAATAGTTAGTGCATTCGATTTCATTCAAAATGTAACAGAGACTGTAACAGCAGGAACTCAGAATGTATCAGCGACGACAGAAGAGCAATTAGCTTCAATGGAGGAAATTTCTTCTTCCGCTGATTCATTAGCATCAATTGCTGAAGAATTACAAGTAATGGTCGGAAAATTTAAAGCTTAA
- a CDS encoding CheR family methyltransferase produces the protein MQNNLLVDEVEKIEIDLLLEAVFRYCGYDFRNYAFPFIQRRIVQRVKKENLSSISALQESVLRDKKAMEDLIGDFSINVTEMFRDPQFFSSFRRNVIPIVKNLPKIRIWHVGCSSGEEVYSMAILLQEEGLYDKTRIFATDINVHVLEKAKSGIFSIGGMQLYTKNYFEAGGKRSFSEYYKAVDDQVFFHPFLLKNVVFAQHNLVTDHSFNEFDIIICRNVLIYFNKRLQNDVHKLIYDSLSVSGFLGLGKREGIKFTSYENCYGEFDGQQKLYRKYK, from the coding sequence ATACAAAATAACTTACTGGTTGATGAGGTCGAGAAGATAGAAATAGATTTACTATTAGAAGCTGTTTTTCGTTATTGTGGTTATGATTTCAGGAACTATGCCTTTCCCTTTATTCAAAGGAGAATCGTGCAACGAGTGAAAAAGGAAAATTTGAGTAGTATATCCGCATTACAAGAAAGTGTACTTCGAGACAAAAAGGCGATGGAAGATCTAATCGGGGATTTTTCCATAAATGTAACAGAAATGTTCAGAGATCCCCAATTTTTTAGCAGCTTCCGAAGAAATGTAATCCCAATTGTAAAGAATTTACCTAAAATACGGATCTGGCATGTGGGGTGTTCTTCGGGTGAGGAAGTTTATTCAATGGCAATCTTGTTACAAGAGGAAGGACTATATGATAAGACGAGGATTTTTGCTACAGATATAAATGTTCATGTTTTAGAGAAAGCAAAAAGCGGCATTTTTTCAATAGGTGGAATGCAGCTCTATACAAAAAATTACTTTGAAGCAGGTGGAAAAAGATCATTTTCTGAATACTATAAGGCAGTTGATGATCAGGTCTTTTTTCACCCCTTTCTTCTTAAAAATGTAGTGTTCGCACAGCATAATTTAGTAACGGATCATTCATTTAACGAGTTTGATATTATTATTTGTCGAAATGTCCTAATCTATTTTAATAAACGTCTTCAAAATGATGTCCACAAACTGATTTATGATAGCCTGAGCGTTTCGGGATTTCTTGGTTTAGGTAAAAGAGAGGGGATTAAATTTACAAGTTATGAGAACTGTTACGGAGAATTTGATGGACAGCAAAAACTGTATCGAAAATATAAATAA
- a CDS encoding DUF3231 family protein, which translates to MRFFEVIHDAFEPFLDGEKRPLNVMEVSNLWFFLLGTETTLRNEELGINLAQDPELKRILKDTRETVHIPLRDELSEFLRKEGVPLPNSTSEKPIGEFRNIPEGAKLNDEELANLMSYNLAQGVTVAAKGLSESIRADVGLIFSKIIYKKTMAGLVVKQYLDQREWLRIPPYYNA; encoded by the coding sequence ATGAGATTTTTTGAAGTGATTCATGATGCATTTGAACCTTTTTTGGACGGAGAAAAAAGACCATTGAATGTGATGGAAGTATCAAATCTTTGGTTTTTTCTTTTAGGTACTGAAACAACATTACGCAACGAAGAGCTGGGTATTAACTTAGCTCAAGATCCTGAATTGAAAAGAATATTGAAGGATACAAGAGAAACGGTACATATCCCGCTTAGAGACGAACTTAGTGAGTTTTTAAGGAAGGAAGGTGTCCCACTACCTAATTCAACTTCAGAAAAACCAATAGGCGAATTTCGGAATATACCAGAGGGGGCAAAATTAAACGATGAAGAATTGGCTAATTTAATGTCCTACAATCTTGCCCAAGGGGTAACTGTCGCAGCTAAAGGACTTTCAGAGTCAATCCGTGCCGATGTTGGTTTGATTTTCTCAAAAATCATTTACAAAAAGACCATGGCAGGTTTAGTTGTCAAACAGTATTTGGATCAGCGGGAATGGCTTCGTATTCCACCTTATTATAATGCGTAA
- a CDS encoding PAS domain S-box protein — MDSKNCIENINNKPSRKVNILMVDDHPENLLALEAVLTSPNYHLVSATSGKEALRCMLKQDFAVILLDVQMPGLNGFETAKLIKSREKTRNIPIIFVTAISQEVEHVKQGYSVGAIDYIFKPFHPETLRQKIEQFVQLHQNHEETIVENEKKQKAEMNEVHNRLDQVKINLQRSEALSKVIGETILDTIITFDEEGYILSVNPAVENMFGYYPNELIGKNTMMLFQIEDESIKSKLSSIKVSMGKVIEVDAIRKDSCSFPADIQIGKTIVENQLIFVCTIRDVTERKQMEKLKEQEFNYMEHIVEKRTLELIKANKELEKEIKERKKIADDLYLSQDRFQKIFESSPCLMAIYSLKFRSILDVNTNWVMFTGYSLDEIMKTKGLDYVVDSEKNQIDLELTFRNEKICYKTKNGDVRYGLMSTEMIEIQDEPCTLIVVTDITERLHLEKEMYRLDRLNLIGEMAAGIAHEIRNPMTTVHGFLQLTKNSSGLSKEILDLMLEELNRANTIITEFLNLAKNKVSLKKKQSINKIINALSPLIQAEALRSSKLTIFELNKCSHIFIDQKEIRQMILNIALNGLDAMDSGGQLTIKTYEKRGEVILEISDQGMGISSEVLEKIGTPFFTTKETGTGLGLAICYSVAERHNADINIHTGDSGTTFSIHFKVNE, encoded by the coding sequence ATGGACAGCAAAAACTGTATCGAAAATATAAATAATAAACCTAGTAGAAAGGTTAATATTTTAATGGTGGATGATCATCCCGAGAATCTACTGGCATTGGAAGCAGTACTAACATCTCCAAACTATCATTTAGTCAGTGCAACTTCAGGCAAAGAGGCCTTAAGATGTATGCTGAAACAGGATTTTGCTGTTATCTTACTAGATGTTCAAATGCCTGGTTTAAACGGTTTTGAAACGGCAAAGCTTATAAAATCACGAGAGAAAACAAGAAATATACCGATCATTTTCGTCACAGCTATAAGTCAGGAAGTAGAGCATGTAAAACAAGGCTATTCTGTCGGTGCAATTGATTATATTTTTAAGCCTTTTCATCCAGAAACGCTAAGACAGAAAATTGAACAATTTGTTCAGCTTCATCAAAATCATGAAGAAACAATAGTCGAAAATGAAAAGAAACAAAAGGCTGAAATGAATGAAGTTCATAACAGATTAGACCAGGTGAAAATAAATTTACAAAGATCTGAGGCTTTATCAAAAGTAATAGGTGAAACAATACTAGACACAATTATTACATTTGATGAAGAGGGGTATATTTTATCAGTAAACCCAGCTGTAGAGAATATGTTTGGGTATTACCCCAATGAATTAATTGGAAAAAATACAATGATGCTTTTTCAGATTGAAGATGAGTCTATCAAGTCTAAGCTTTCTTCTATAAAAGTTTCAATGGGAAAAGTTATAGAGGTAGATGCCATACGTAAGGATAGCTGTTCCTTTCCTGCTGATATTCAAATTGGGAAAACAATAGTGGAAAATCAACTAATATTTGTATGTACAATACGTGATGTTACTGAGAGAAAGCAAATGGAAAAATTGAAAGAGCAAGAATTTAACTATATGGAACACATCGTAGAAAAACGTACATTGGAACTTATTAAAGCAAATAAAGAGTTAGAAAAAGAAATCAAGGAACGAAAAAAGATAGCGGATGATTTATATCTTTCTCAAGATAGATTCCAGAAGATCTTTGAATCCAGCCCTTGCTTAATGGCTATTTACTCGTTGAAATTCAGATCGATTCTTGATGTTAATACAAACTGGGTGATGTTCACTGGCTATTCTCTTGATGAGATAATGAAAACCAAAGGCTTAGATTATGTCGTTGATTCTGAAAAAAATCAAATTGATCTAGAGCTAACGTTCCGAAACGAAAAGATATGCTACAAGACCAAAAATGGTGATGTTCGTTATGGATTAATGTCCACGGAAATGATAGAAATACAAGATGAACCATGTACGCTAATTGTCGTAACAGATATAACAGAAAGACTTCATTTGGAAAAGGAAATGTATCGATTAGATCGCTTAAATTTAATAGGAGAAATGGCTGCTGGTATTGCTCATGAAATCCGAAACCCAATGACAACAGTCCATGGTTTTTTACAATTAACAAAAAATAGCAGTGGTTTATCAAAAGAAATTCTTGATTTAATGCTTGAGGAACTAAATAGAGCTAATACAATTATTACTGAATTTCTAAATCTAGCTAAAAATAAGGTTAGTCTTAAAAAGAAACAAAGTATAAATAAAATAATAAATGCCCTATCTCCTTTAATCCAGGCTGAGGCATTGCGCTCTAGTAAACTCACTATCTTTGAATTAAATAAATGCAGTCATATTTTCATTGATCAAAAGGAAATAAGGCAAATGATATTAAATATTGCCTTAAATGGACTTGATGCGATGGATTCAGGAGGGCAGCTCACGATAAAAACCTATGAAAAAAGGGGTGAGGTCATCTTAGAAATCAGTGATCAAGGTATGGGAATTAGCTCGGAAGTACTAGAGAAAATAGGAACTCCATTTTTCACTACAAAAGAAACTGGTACAGGCTTGGGGTTAGCTATTTGTTATAGTGTTGCAGAACGTCATAATGCCGATATAAATATACACACAGGTGACAGTGGGACAACGTTTTCCATTCATTTTAAAGTGAATGAATAA
- a CDS encoding sugar ABC transporter substrate-binding protein, whose amino-acid sequence MNQKRKIYLIIVSFIIIGTVGIISKSFADEKPKVVVVLKEVNSEYWKIIKAGSERAFRDFGIEGEVIAPKNGTTEEQLLLLERKVKENPDVLIVSPIVPDRVIPILNRFVEKGVPTLLVDTDDPWEKKTSYIGTDNMELGKRAGQLLASQLQPGDKVALFGGDVGVRLISERIEGAENSLKEAGIDVVTTINVSDYDNEEKLVKKGMEELLQEHPDLKGVMAVTDTVALHVQEVLKKHGLSIPVTGADGITDMLELIEDGTLSGSVSQNPYDMGYLSVEAAAKAIKGEKVEKNIDSGVDIIVKGNAAQRLNFLKDVLGK is encoded by the coding sequence TTGAATCAAAAAAGAAAAATTTATCTCATCATTGTAAGTTTCATTATTATCGGGACTGTAGGTATCATTTCTAAATCATTTGCAGATGAGAAGCCGAAGGTTGTAGTGGTTCTAAAAGAAGTAAACTCTGAATATTGGAAGATTATTAAAGCAGGAAGTGAAAGGGCCTTTCGAGACTTTGGAATAGAGGGTGAAGTTATTGCGCCTAAAAATGGAACGACAGAAGAACAGCTCTTATTATTGGAAAGAAAGGTAAAGGAAAATCCAGATGTATTAATTGTTTCTCCTATTGTACCAGATAGAGTCATTCCGATTTTAAATAGGTTTGTTGAAAAAGGAGTGCCAACTTTGTTAGTAGACACTGATGATCCTTGGGAGAAAAAGACTTCTTATATTGGTACTGATAATATGGAGCTTGGGAAAAGAGCGGGCCAATTATTAGCTTCCCAGTTACAACCGGGAGATAAAGTAGCTTTGTTTGGGGGAGATGTCGGAGTAAGATTAATAAGTGAGCGAATAGAAGGGGCTGAAAATAGCTTAAAAGAAGCAGGAATTGATGTTGTGACCACAATAAATGTAAGTGATTATGATAATGAAGAAAAACTTGTAAAAAAGGGCATGGAGGAATTGTTACAAGAGCATCCTGACCTTAAAGGGGTGATGGCTGTTACTGACACAGTAGCCTTACATGTACAAGAGGTTCTAAAAAAACATGGACTTAGTATTCCTGTAACTGGAGCGGATGGAATAACTGATATGCTAGAGTTAATAGAAGATGGAACGTTATCAGGTTCCGTTTCTCAAAATCCCTATGATATGGGGTATTTAAGTGTTGAAGCTGCAGCGAAAGCTATAAAAGGTGAAAAGGTTGAAAAAAACATAGATAGTGGCGTTGATATTATTGTTAAAGGGAATGCAGCACAGAGATTGAATTTTCTAAAAGATGTGTTAGGTAAATGA
- a CDS encoding ATP-binding protein: protein MKFKTKLYMSIGSLLLLISIIVVILMGMLENSTVNMNVVVNDLNNRINLATNIKYETANIGRHLRELTAINQSSTSNREVLNAWEESQTNLKQSLEELEDKDTQAKSKELIVKYKTLQESYLTIVQQLLSTQNTDVNSSLWNEAELIRKRMIQIAELLQGLQEQEMKNELLRSRDTYNWAVKNIYIFLAIGLLIGVGYTIWIIKRMTNNLNHVTSVMKSATNSHFDHLPRIEITQKGEIGEIAIAFNKMAIALENHSKLEKKLKEEAEENSWLKTKFAEIATMYPEVENIKMLSERLITKLVPMVGGSLGVFYVKEVKNSDKYLKKMASYALLDENNKFEYFRFGEGLIGQSAAEKRPILLKSIPEHYINVHSGLGKGTPKNIMILPVQFEGNVLAVIEVASFDVFSSSHIKLLEEVSSNIGITINSIMNRMKVDQLLQESQALTEELQAQSEELQVQQEELRTTNEKLEEQYETSEQKKQEVERIREALEEKAQQLEISSQYKSEFLANMSHELRTPLNSLLILAKILSENSDGNLTFKQQEYIRTIFSSGNDLLKLINDILDLAKVESGKLEVIPKEVKLQTIKEFIIGQFSPISRQNNVDFKIQFHADLPEILLTDEQRLHQILKNLLSNAFKFTEHGSILLSVQKVNKESLKQFNIGSNQVTSMIAFSVTDTGIGIDEEKQEVIFEAFKQADGTTSRQYGGTGLGLSISKNIADLLGGFLEVNSKKGKGSTFTLYLPYEEQKNTMIDRSSREEAAVTREENYSMVVNNNGSRDMDHHIEEQGKSLLKGKKILIVDDDIRNVYALTVALEKYELEIVIAENGKEGIEELLNNPDVDLVLMDIMMPEMDGFQAMREIRKIEKFNHIPIIALTAKAMKHSREQCLEVGATDYISKPINLDQLFSLMHVWLYSKEG, encoded by the coding sequence ATGAAGTTTAAAACAAAGCTTTATATGAGCATAGGGTCATTACTGCTGCTCATTTCAATCATTGTTGTGATATTAATGGGCATGCTTGAGAATTCAACTGTTAATATGAATGTAGTTGTAAATGATTTAAATAATAGAATAAATTTGGCTACAAATATTAAGTACGAGACTGCAAATATTGGTAGACATTTAAGGGAACTTACTGCGATTAATCAGTCATCCACAAGCAATAGAGAAGTACTTAATGCTTGGGAAGAGTCGCAGACGAACTTAAAGCAGTCGTTGGAGGAACTTGAAGATAAAGATACTCAAGCGAAATCCAAAGAATTAATTGTAAAGTATAAAACATTACAAGAGTCTTATTTAACGATTGTTCAGCAACTTTTATCAACACAAAATACTGATGTCAATTCCTCGCTATGGAATGAAGCAGAGCTTATAAGAAAGAGAATGATACAGATTGCGGAACTTCTTCAAGGACTGCAAGAACAAGAAATGAAAAATGAACTTTTAAGATCCAGAGATACATATAATTGGGCTGTTAAAAACATTTATATATTTTTAGCAATTGGCTTACTTATTGGAGTAGGATACACGATTTGGATTATCAAGCGGATGACAAATAATCTTAATCATGTTACATCAGTAATGAAAAGTGCTACAAACAGTCATTTTGATCATTTACCTAGAATTGAAATAACTCAAAAAGGGGAAATTGGTGAAATAGCCATTGCGTTTAATAAAATGGCCATTGCCTTAGAGAATCATAGTAAGCTCGAAAAGAAATTAAAGGAAGAAGCAGAGGAAAATAGCTGGCTTAAAACGAAGTTTGCCGAAATAGCTACGATGTATCCTGAAGTAGAAAATATCAAGATGTTATCAGAAAGGTTGATAACAAAGCTTGTTCCTATGGTAGGAGGAAGTTTAGGTGTTTTTTATGTTAAGGAAGTGAAAAATAGTGACAAGTATTTAAAGAAAATGGCTTCATATGCCTTGTTAGATGAAAATAATAAATTTGAGTATTTTCGTTTCGGAGAGGGGCTTATTGGACAAAGTGCAGCTGAAAAACGACCAATTTTACTTAAGAGTATTCCAGAGCATTATATAAATGTACACTCGGGTTTGGGAAAGGGAACACCTAAAAATATAATGATCCTGCCTGTTCAATTTGAAGGTAATGTGTTAGCAGTTATAGAGGTTGCCTCATTTGATGTATTTAGTAGTTCTCATATTAAACTTCTAGAAGAAGTGAGTAGTAATATAGGCATTACAATTAATAGTATTATGAACAGGATGAAAGTAGATCAATTGTTACAAGAGTCACAAGCACTTACAGAAGAGCTCCAAGCGCAATCTGAAGAATTACAGGTACAACAAGAAGAATTAAGAACGACAAATGAAAAGCTTGAGGAACAGTATGAAACTTCTGAGCAGAAGAAACAAGAAGTTGAAAGGATTCGAGAGGCACTTGAAGAAAAAGCTCAACAACTAGAGATAAGCTCGCAATATAAATCTGAGTTTTTGGCGAATATGTCTCACGAATTAAGAACGCCACTTAATAGTTTATTAATATTAGCAAAAATCTTATCAGAAAATAGTGATGGTAACCTTACTTTTAAACAACAAGAGTATATTCGTACGATTTTCTCCTCAGGTAATGATTTATTGAAACTCATTAACGACATTTTAGATTTAGCAAAAGTTGAATCTGGAAAGTTAGAGGTGATACCTAAGGAGGTAAAACTGCAAACAATAAAAGAATTTATTATTGGGCAATTCTCTCCGATTTCTCGTCAAAATAACGTAGACTTTAAAATTCAGTTTCATGCTGATTTACCAGAAATTCTTTTAACAGATGAACAAAGATTACATCAAATTCTAAAAAACCTTTTATCAAATGCATTTAAATTTACTGAGCATGGAAGCATTTTATTATCTGTTCAAAAAGTAAATAAAGAAAGTTTAAAGCAATTTAATATAGGAAGTAACCAAGTAACATCGATGATTGCTTTTTCTGTCACTGACACTGGAATTGGGATTGATGAAGAAAAACAAGAAGTAATTTTTGAGGCGTTTAAACAAGCGGATGGAACAACGAGTAGGCAATATGGTGGTACTGGACTGGGACTTTCAATAAGTAAAAATATTGCTGACTTATTAGGTGGATTTTTAGAGGTGAACAGTAAGAAAGGAAAAGGTAGTACCTTCACGTTATACTTACCTTATGAAGAACAGAAAAACACGATGATTGATCGTTCCTCGAGAGAAGAGGCTGCAGTGACACGTGAGGAAAACTACTCGATGGTTGTAAATAACAACGGGAGTAGGGATATGGACCATCATATAGAGGAACAGGGAAAATCATTACTAAAGGGTAAGAAAATCCTTATAGTTGATGATGATATTCGAAATGTATATGCGTTAACAGTAGCGTTAGAAAAATATGAGCTGGAAATTGTTATTGCGGAAAATGGAAAAGAAGGAATTGAAGAGTTACTTAATAACCCGGATGTGGATTTGGTTCTAATGGACATTATGATGCCAGAGATGGATGGGTTTCAGGCAATGAGAGAGATCAGGAAAATTGAAAAATTTAATCATATACCAATCATTGCATTAACGGCAAAGGCGATGAAACATAGCAGAGAGCAATGCTTAGAGGTTGGAGCGACGGATTATATTAGTAAGCCGATTAACCTAGATCAATTATTCTCGTTAATGCATGTATGGTTGTACAGCAAGGAGGGGTAG